One Mycolicibacterium crocinum DNA window includes the following coding sequences:
- a CDS encoding acyltransferase family protein has protein sequence MTARSLAQSPWVDPVSQPSQLRRPRPRGSGIPALNGIRGVAVALVLLGHSGIPGVTGGFIGVDVFFVLSGFLITSLLLDEIGRTGELDLGAFWIRRARRLLPALLLMVLAVIAARLLFPPEAVSGLRADAVAAFLWVANWAFVSHETDYFSQGAPPSPLQHTWSLGVEEQYYLIWPVLIVTVTVLLAMIARRRQKTPTITAVRWAVLILALAGTAGSATEAILLSSDDSLNRVYFGTDTRAQALLIGAAAAALLVRDWPAMMAGWPLIRSRWGRWLAASLPVAGVAVLAAITHVATGSAAEFRNGLLIVVAVAAVAVIAPVALEQRGPVAWVLATPPLVALGVISYGVYLWHWPVFLVLTGERTGWTGYPLFGARCAITVLAAVGSWWLIERPVRRWRPVHVPQLRLAAATIGTAVALATVVVPVGTRIDPSSPDVTQAALVSPVETVRVAAPVQDGPRPHTVSVFGDSIGWTMMRYLPPTPGVSFLDRTTIGCGLVRGGPYRYSGQVLEQKPECDAWPERWAQRIGHDRPDVVLMMIGRWEVVDRKWNGSWAHIGQPDFDKYLESELRHALDILGSTGALVVVATEPYSRHGEQTNGNLYPEDQPSRVDQWNALLRKVVADRKNVTVLDLNKKLAPNGTYTNKINGVQVRIDGVHPTPNAVKWMTPWLLDAVR, from the coding sequence GTGACGGCGCGCTCCCTCGCGCAAAGTCCCTGGGTTGATCCCGTCTCGCAACCGAGCCAACTGCGCAGGCCACGGCCCCGCGGCTCGGGCATTCCTGCGTTGAACGGGATCCGCGGGGTTGCCGTCGCTCTCGTCCTGCTCGGGCACAGCGGAATCCCCGGTGTGACAGGCGGATTCATCGGCGTCGACGTCTTCTTCGTGCTCAGCGGATTCCTGATCACGTCGCTGCTGCTCGACGAGATCGGCCGGACCGGCGAACTCGACCTCGGCGCGTTCTGGATCCGCCGGGCCCGCCGGCTGCTGCCCGCTCTGCTCTTGATGGTGTTGGCGGTGATCGCCGCGCGCCTGCTGTTTCCGCCGGAGGCCGTCAGTGGTCTGCGCGCCGACGCGGTCGCCGCGTTCCTGTGGGTGGCGAACTGGGCGTTCGTGTCGCATGAGACCGACTACTTCAGCCAGGGCGCCCCGCCGTCACCGCTGCAGCACACCTGGTCGCTGGGCGTCGAGGAGCAGTACTACCTGATCTGGCCGGTGCTGATCGTCACGGTCACGGTGCTGCTTGCGATGATCGCCCGGCGTCGGCAGAAGACGCCGACGATCACCGCGGTCCGGTGGGCGGTGCTGATTCTGGCTCTGGCCGGAACAGCCGGATCGGCCACCGAGGCGATCCTGCTGTCGTCGGACGACTCGCTGAACCGGGTTTACTTCGGTACGGACACCCGCGCCCAGGCTCTGCTGATCGGAGCCGCGGCCGCTGCTTTGCTGGTCCGCGACTGGCCGGCGATGATGGCGGGCTGGCCGCTGATCCGGTCCCGGTGGGGGAGGTGGCTGGCGGCGAGTCTGCCGGTGGCGGGGGTGGCAGTGCTGGCCGCGATCACCCACGTCGCGACCGGCAGCGCCGCCGAATTCCGCAACGGACTGTTGATCGTCGTCGCTGTCGCCGCCGTCGCGGTGATCGCGCCGGTCGCCCTGGAACAACGCGGTCCGGTGGCCTGGGTGCTCGCCACCCCGCCGCTGGTGGCCCTCGGCGTCATCTCCTACGGCGTGTACCTCTGGCATTGGCCGGTGTTCCTCGTGCTCACCGGGGAGCGGACCGGCTGGACGGGTTATCCGCTGTTCGGTGCCCGCTGCGCGATCACGGTGCTCGCGGCGGTGGGGTCGTGGTGGCTGATCGAGCGGCCGGTGCGGCGCTGGCGGCCCGTGCACGTCCCGCAGCTGCGGCTGGCCGCCGCGACGATCGGCACGGCCGTCGCGCTCGCGACCGTGGTCGTTCCGGTGGGCACCCGCATCGACCCGTCGAGCCCCGACGTCACCCAGGCCGCACTGGTCTCACCGGTGGAAACGGTGCGGGTCGCCGCGCCGGTGCAGGACGGCCCGCGCCCGCACACCGTCTCGGTGTTCGGTGACTCCATCGGGTGGACGATGATGCGCTATCTGCCACCCACCCCCGGCGTCAGCTTCCTGGATCGCACCACCATCGGCTGCGGCCTGGTGCGCGGTGGGCCGTACCGATATTCGGGTCAGGTCCTCGAGCAGAAGCCCGAGTGCGATGCGTGGCCGGAACGCTGGGCGCAGCGGATCGGCCACGACCGGCCCGATGTCGTGCTGATGATGATCGGGCGCTGGGAAGTGGTGGACCGCAAGTGGAACGGCAGTTGGGCCCACATCGGCCAGCCCGATTTCGACAAATACCTGGAGAGCGAGCTGCGCCACGCACTGGACATCCTCGGCTCCACCGGGGCGCTGGTGGTGGTTGCGACCGAGCCGTACAGCCGGCACGGAGAGCAGACAAACGGCAACCTGTACCCCGAGGATCAACCCAGTCGGGTCGACCAGTGGAATGCCTTGCTGCGCAAGGTCGTAGCCGATCGCAAGAACGTAACCGTGCTCGACCTGAACAAGAAGCTCGCGCCGAACGGCACCTACACCAACAAGATCAACGGTGTGCAGGTGCGCATCGATGGCGTGCATCCCACACCGAACGCGGTCAAGTGGATGACCCCGTGGCTGCTTGACGCCGTGCGCTAG
- a CDS encoding TetR/AcrR family transcriptional regulator: protein MTTAARPERGTRPANRRALIVAAATELFCTRGYEHVAMGDIAEAVAVGASALYRHFSSKHELLEEVVFTGLDSVAEVVGAMEFADADQSLLEVAELAVASRHIGILVEREARHLSDDAQTRLREASQNVARRLSEFLKAARPDLNADARDLFAWMILGVVVSPSFYQSDLSARDQARLLAELTGRVLTAPAPVEFVIGRRRRKHTGLLPRSRREALLQKAIQLFAERRYASVGIEDVAASLGIAGPSVYNHFANKADLLATALTRGAAYLYMQASDVLAASSTPAGALGSLITSYVEFALGHPALVDLLMTEVRNLPEPHRDAALAAQRDYVEEWVHLLRQYRTEQTESTARLQVQAMLTLVNYVVRVPHLQAATGIASAASTTCAHLLALPPRN, encoded by the coding sequence GTGACCACGGCTGCCCGCCCGGAGCGCGGTACCCGGCCGGCCAACCGTCGGGCGCTGATCGTCGCGGCGGCCACCGAACTGTTCTGCACCCGCGGCTATGAACATGTCGCCATGGGCGACATCGCCGAGGCCGTCGCTGTTGGCGCCTCGGCGCTGTACAGGCACTTCTCCAGCAAGCACGAATTGCTGGAGGAAGTGGTCTTCACCGGCCTGGACTCGGTTGCCGAGGTCGTCGGCGCCATGGAATTCGCCGACGCCGACCAGTCCCTGCTCGAGGTGGCCGAACTGGCAGTGGCCAGCCGCCACATCGGAATCCTGGTCGAGCGCGAGGCCCGGCATCTGTCCGATGACGCGCAGACCCGGCTGCGCGAGGCCAGTCAGAACGTCGCGCGGCGGTTATCGGAATTCCTGAAAGCCGCGCGACCCGACCTGAACGCCGACGCTCGCGACCTGTTCGCCTGGATGATCCTCGGCGTCGTGGTCAGCCCGTCGTTCTATCAGTCGGACCTGTCGGCCAGGGACCAGGCTCGGCTGCTGGCCGAACTCACCGGGCGGGTGCTCACAGCGCCGGCGCCGGTCGAGTTCGTGATCGGCCGGCGCCGGCGCAAGCACACCGGATTGTTGCCGCGCTCGCGGCGAGAAGCGTTGCTGCAGAAGGCAATCCAGTTATTCGCCGAGCGGCGGTACGCCAGCGTGGGGATCGAGGACGTGGCGGCGTCCCTCGGCATCGCCGGACCAAGCGTCTACAACCACTTCGCCAACAAGGCCGACCTGCTGGCCACGGCGCTCACGCGCGGTGCCGCCTACCTCTACATGCAGGCCTCGGACGTGCTGGCAGCATCGAGCACGCCCGCCGGGGCCCTGGGCAGTCTGATCACCTCGTACGTGGAGTTCGCACTCGGGCACCCCGCATTGGTCGATCTGCTGATGACCGAAGTGCGCAATCTGCCCGAACCGCACCGCGATGCCGCGTTGGCCGCGCAACGCGACTACGTCGAGGAATGGGTGCACCTGCTGCGCCAGTACCGCACCGAGCAGACCGAATCGACCGCCCGGCTTCAGGTGCAGGCCATGCTGACGCTGGTCAACTACGTCGTGCGGGTGCCTCACCTGCAGGCGGCGACCGGTATCGCGTCCGCGGCCAGCACGACCTGCGCGCATCTGCTGGCTCTGCCGCCAAGGAATTGA